In Stigmatopora argus isolate UIUO_Sarg chromosome 10, RoL_Sarg_1.0, whole genome shotgun sequence, the following proteins share a genomic window:
- the LOC144083417 gene encoding chloride channel protein 2-like isoform X4, which translates to MAGEGSDQRALQYEQTLMYGRYTQELGVYAKEEAARLRESGQRLSITERSRKLDLLEYDKGRCAKCRRSGYPYVLEAPAQDFISVCTVRCQKFLISRVGEDWIFLILLGLLMALVSWVVDFCIAICLQAQKWMYGGLDSNVFLQYLAWVTYPVVLITFSAGFTQILAPQAVGSGIPEMKTILRGVVLKEYLTFKTFVAKVIGLTCALGSGMPLGKEGPFVHIASLCAALLSKFMSLFGGIYENESRNIEMLAAACAVGVGCCFAAPIGGVLFSIEVTSTFFAVRNYWRGFFAATFSAFIFRVLAVWNRDEETITALFKTRFRLDFPFDLQELPAFAVIGIASGFGGALFVYLNRLIVQFIRNQKAINRFLMKKRLLYPALVTLLVSTLTFPPGFGQFMAGKLTQKESLVTLLDNRTWAKQGIAEEFDYIGHSQAWQHPQVNVFVTLVIFIVMKFWMSALATTIPVPCGAFMPVFVIGAAFGRLVGESMAAWFPDGINTDGIIYPIVPGGYAVVGAAALSGAVTHTVSTAVIVFELTGQISHILPVMIAVILANAVAQSLQPSLYDSIIRIKKLPYLPELGWGHHEKYNIRVEDIMVRDVRYITLSCCYRDLHNVLLTGHLKTLALVESAASMILLGSIERAQLQSLLSLQLGRSRRLEFIRERAAAEKKRMSIVSNSDCEDNHHRASQEVRFQISTEESSFSPTRPVLQKPLKPALKRPSVVERPTDIPIGSQDHSNNSSLKNLFCVTPDAELMEKNNNVESPMSPDSRRPSKRVRISVVEPPPSLKLFFGDDDDLEDDMTIREIAEWEEMQLDEQVNFNNCKIDPAPFQLVERTSLHKTHTIFSLLGLDHAYVTSIGRLIGVVSLKELRKAIEGSVTVKGVKVRPPLASFRESGTSSSENEATELHKLWDRQKSRSLPGECTLSESDEKSQ; encoded by the exons ATGTATGGGCGTTACACCCAGGAGCTGGGGGTGTACGCCAAAGAAGAAGCAGCTCGACTGAGGGAAAGTGGGCAGAGGCTTTCAATCACTGAGCGAAGTCGAAAATTGGACCTGCTGGAATATGACAAAGGACGCTGTGCCAAGTGTCGTA GGTCAGGATATCCATATGTTCTGGAAGCGCCAGCTCAGGACTTTATCTCtg TTTGCACTGTTCGCTGCCAGAAGTTCCTGATCTCACGGGTGGGAGAGGACTGGATCTTCCTTATTCTGCTGGGACTTCTTATGGCATTGGTCAGCTGGGTGGTGGATTTCTGTATTGCCATTTGTCTTCAAG CACAGAAGTGGATGTATGGTGGCCTGGACAGTAATGTTTTCTTGCAGTATCTTGCCTGGGTCACATACCCTGTAGTTCTCATcaccttctctgctggctttACTCAGATTCTCGCCCCGCAGGCTGTCG GTTCGGGTATTCCAGAGATGAAGACCATCTTGCGAGGGGTGGTGCTGAAGGAATACCTCACCTTCAAAACGTTTGTGGCTAAAGTCATTGGCCTTACCTGTGCCCTAGGTAGTGGAATGCCGCTAGGGAAGGAG GGTCCATTTGTCCACATTGCCAGTTTGTGTGCAGCTCTCCTCAGCAAATTCATGTCTCTATTTGGAGGAATTTATGAG AACGAGTCAAGGAACATTGAAATGCTGGCAGCAGCCTGTGCAGTTGGAGTAGGTTGCTGTTTTGCTGCTCCAATAGGAG GTGTGTTGTTCAGTATTGAAGTCACATCCACGTTTTTTGCGGTGCGGAACTATTGGAGAGGTTTCTTTGCTGCTACGTTCAGTGCCTTCATCTTCAGAGTACTCGCTGTTTGGAACAGAGATGAAG AGACCATCACTGCTCTTTTTAAGACTCGATTCCGACTCGATTTCCCATTTGACCTCCAGGAGCTACCTGCTTTTGCTGTGATTGG TATTGCCAGTGGATTTGGTGGAGCTTTGTTTGTTTACCTGAACCGACTCATTGTCCAGTTCATCCGGAATCAAAAGGCGATTAACAGATTCCTTATGAAAAA ACGTCTTCTGTATCCAGCACTGGTAACTCTACTAGTTTCCACGCTCACATTCCCCCCTGGCTTTGGACAGTTCATGGCTGGCAAA CTTACCCAGAAGGAATCACTGGTGACATTGCTTGACAACCGCACATGGGCTAAACAAGGCATTGCTGAAGAGTTTGATTACATTGGACACTCCCAGGCCTGGCAACATCCGCAGGTCAACGTCTTTGTCACACTGGTTATCTTCATAGTCATGAAG TTCTGGATGTCTGCCCTGGCCACAACTATTCCAGTACCCTGTGGGGCCTTCATGCCAGTGTTTGTTATAG GAGCAGCGTTTGGTCGTCTGGTTGGAGAAAGCATGGCTGCCTGGTTCCCAGATGGCATTAACACAGATGGAATAATCTATCCAATTGTACCAGGAGGCTATGCTGTTGTGG GTGCAGCAGCATTGTCAGGGGCGGTCACACATACAGTTTCTACTGCAGTGATTGTGTTCGAGCTGACGGGGCAGATCTCTCACATCCTGCCCGTGATGATAGCAGTGATCCTCGCCAACGCAGTGGCACAATCGCTGCAGCCCTCCCTATATGACTCCATCATTCGGATCAAGAAGCTGCCCTATCTCCCCGAGCTGGGATGGGGACACCACGA GAAGTACAATATTCGTGTGGAGGACATCATGGTTCGGGACGTGCGGTACATTACACTCAGTTGCTGCTACCGAGACCTCCATAATGTCCTGTTGACCGGTCACCTCAAAACTCTGGCGTTGGTGGAATCAGCTG CATCCATGATTCTCCTGGGCTCTATTGAGCGTGCTCAGCTCCAATCGTTGCTCTCACTGCAGTTGGGGCGCTCTCGCCGTCTTGAGTTCATCAGAGAGCGGGCAGCAGCAGAAAAGAAGCGCATGTCTATTGTCTCTAACTCTGACTGTGAGGATAACCACCACCGAGCAAGTCAGGAGGTCCGCTTTCAG ATATCTACTGAGGAGTCATCATTCAGTCCCACTCGTCCAGTTCTTCAGAAACCTTTGAAACCTGCTTTGAAAAGACCCTCAGTTGTGGAGCGTCCCACTGATATCCCCATTG GTTCACAAGATCATTCAAACAACTCTAGTCTGAAGAACTTGTTTTGCGTAACGCCAGATGCAGAACTCATGGAG aaaaacaacaatgtgGAGAGTCCCATGTCTCCTGACAGCAGGAGGCCGTCAAAACGAGTCCGGATATCTGTTGTG GAGCCACCACCCAGCCTAAAGCTTTTCTTTGGG GATGACGACGATTTGGAAGATGATATGACGATCAGAGAG ATAGCTGAGTGGGAAGAGATGCAGCTTGACGAGCAAGTCAACTTTAACAACTGCAAGATTGACCCTGCACCATTCCAGCTCGTGGAGCGCACATCACTACATAAG ACACACACCATCTTTTCCCTTCTGGGCCTTGACCACGCCTATGTCACGAGCATCGGACGCTTGATTGGAGTTGTTTCCCTTAAAGAG
- the LOC144083417 gene encoding chloride channel protein 2-like isoform X1, protein MAGEGSDQRALQYEQTLMYGRYTQELGVYAKEEAARLRESGQRLSITERSRKLDLLEYDKGRCAKCRRSGYPYVLEAPAQDFISVCTVRCQKFLISRVGEDWIFLILLGLLMALVSWVVDFCIAICLQAQKWMYGGLDSNVFLQYLAWVTYPVVLITFSAGFTQILAPQAVGSGIPEMKTILRGVVLKEYLTFKTFVAKVIGLTCALGSGMPLGKEGPFVHIASLCAALLSKFMSLFGGIYENESRNIEMLAAACAVGVGCCFAAPIGGVLFSIEVTSTFFAVRNYWRGFFAATFSAFIFRVLAVWNRDEETITALFKTRFRLDFPFDLQELPAFAVIGIASGFGGALFVYLNRLIVQFIRNQKAINRFLMKKRLLYPALVTLLVSTLTFPPGFGQFMAGKLTQKESLVTLLDNRTWAKQGIAEEFDYIGHSQAWQHPQVNVFVTLVIFIVMKFWMSALATTIPVPCGAFMPVFVIGAAFGRLVGESMAAWFPDGINTDGIIYPIVPGGYAVVGAAALSGAVTHTVSTAVIVFELTGQISHILPVMIAVILANAVAQSLQPSLYDSIIRIKKLPYLPELGWGHHEKYNIRVEDIMVRDVRYITLSCCYRDLHNVLLTGHLKTLALVESAASMILLGSIERAQLQSLLSLQLGRSRRLEFIRERAAAEKKRMSIVSNSDCEDNHHRASQEVRFQISTEESSFSPTRPVLQKPLKPALKRPSVVERPTDIPIGSQDHSNNSSLKNLFCVTPDAELMEKNNNVESPMSPDSRRPSKRVRISVVDDDDLEDDMTIREIAEWEEMQLDEQVNFNNCKIDPAPFQLVERTSLHKTHTIFSLLGLDHAYVTSIGRLIGVVSLKELRKAIEGSVTVKGVKVRPPLASFRESGTSSSENEATELHKLWDRQKSRSLPGECTLSESDEKSQ, encoded by the exons ATGTATGGGCGTTACACCCAGGAGCTGGGGGTGTACGCCAAAGAAGAAGCAGCTCGACTGAGGGAAAGTGGGCAGAGGCTTTCAATCACTGAGCGAAGTCGAAAATTGGACCTGCTGGAATATGACAAAGGACGCTGTGCCAAGTGTCGTA GGTCAGGATATCCATATGTTCTGGAAGCGCCAGCTCAGGACTTTATCTCtg TTTGCACTGTTCGCTGCCAGAAGTTCCTGATCTCACGGGTGGGAGAGGACTGGATCTTCCTTATTCTGCTGGGACTTCTTATGGCATTGGTCAGCTGGGTGGTGGATTTCTGTATTGCCATTTGTCTTCAAG CACAGAAGTGGATGTATGGTGGCCTGGACAGTAATGTTTTCTTGCAGTATCTTGCCTGGGTCACATACCCTGTAGTTCTCATcaccttctctgctggctttACTCAGATTCTCGCCCCGCAGGCTGTCG GTTCGGGTATTCCAGAGATGAAGACCATCTTGCGAGGGGTGGTGCTGAAGGAATACCTCACCTTCAAAACGTTTGTGGCTAAAGTCATTGGCCTTACCTGTGCCCTAGGTAGTGGAATGCCGCTAGGGAAGGAG GGTCCATTTGTCCACATTGCCAGTTTGTGTGCAGCTCTCCTCAGCAAATTCATGTCTCTATTTGGAGGAATTTATGAG AACGAGTCAAGGAACATTGAAATGCTGGCAGCAGCCTGTGCAGTTGGAGTAGGTTGCTGTTTTGCTGCTCCAATAGGAG GTGTGTTGTTCAGTATTGAAGTCACATCCACGTTTTTTGCGGTGCGGAACTATTGGAGAGGTTTCTTTGCTGCTACGTTCAGTGCCTTCATCTTCAGAGTACTCGCTGTTTGGAACAGAGATGAAG AGACCATCACTGCTCTTTTTAAGACTCGATTCCGACTCGATTTCCCATTTGACCTCCAGGAGCTACCTGCTTTTGCTGTGATTGG TATTGCCAGTGGATTTGGTGGAGCTTTGTTTGTTTACCTGAACCGACTCATTGTCCAGTTCATCCGGAATCAAAAGGCGATTAACAGATTCCTTATGAAAAA ACGTCTTCTGTATCCAGCACTGGTAACTCTACTAGTTTCCACGCTCACATTCCCCCCTGGCTTTGGACAGTTCATGGCTGGCAAA CTTACCCAGAAGGAATCACTGGTGACATTGCTTGACAACCGCACATGGGCTAAACAAGGCATTGCTGAAGAGTTTGATTACATTGGACACTCCCAGGCCTGGCAACATCCGCAGGTCAACGTCTTTGTCACACTGGTTATCTTCATAGTCATGAAG TTCTGGATGTCTGCCCTGGCCACAACTATTCCAGTACCCTGTGGGGCCTTCATGCCAGTGTTTGTTATAG GAGCAGCGTTTGGTCGTCTGGTTGGAGAAAGCATGGCTGCCTGGTTCCCAGATGGCATTAACACAGATGGAATAATCTATCCAATTGTACCAGGAGGCTATGCTGTTGTGG GTGCAGCAGCATTGTCAGGGGCGGTCACACATACAGTTTCTACTGCAGTGATTGTGTTCGAGCTGACGGGGCAGATCTCTCACATCCTGCCCGTGATGATAGCAGTGATCCTCGCCAACGCAGTGGCACAATCGCTGCAGCCCTCCCTATATGACTCCATCATTCGGATCAAGAAGCTGCCCTATCTCCCCGAGCTGGGATGGGGACACCACGA GAAGTACAATATTCGTGTGGAGGACATCATGGTTCGGGACGTGCGGTACATTACACTCAGTTGCTGCTACCGAGACCTCCATAATGTCCTGTTGACCGGTCACCTCAAAACTCTGGCGTTGGTGGAATCAGCTG CATCCATGATTCTCCTGGGCTCTATTGAGCGTGCTCAGCTCCAATCGTTGCTCTCACTGCAGTTGGGGCGCTCTCGCCGTCTTGAGTTCATCAGAGAGCGGGCAGCAGCAGAAAAGAAGCGCATGTCTATTGTCTCTAACTCTGACTGTGAGGATAACCACCACCGAGCAAGTCAGGAGGTCCGCTTTCAG ATATCTACTGAGGAGTCATCATTCAGTCCCACTCGTCCAGTTCTTCAGAAACCTTTGAAACCTGCTTTGAAAAGACCCTCAGTTGTGGAGCGTCCCACTGATATCCCCATTG GTTCACAAGATCATTCAAACAACTCTAGTCTGAAGAACTTGTTTTGCGTAACGCCAGATGCAGAACTCATGGAG aaaaacaacaatgtgGAGAGTCCCATGTCTCCTGACAGCAGGAGGCCGTCAAAACGAGTCCGGATATCTGTTGTG GATGACGACGATTTGGAAGATGATATGACGATCAGAGAG ATAGCTGAGTGGGAAGAGATGCAGCTTGACGAGCAAGTCAACTTTAACAACTGCAAGATTGACCCTGCACCATTCCAGCTCGTGGAGCGCACATCACTACATAAG ACACACACCATCTTTTCCCTTCTGGGCCTTGACCACGCCTATGTCACGAGCATCGGACGCTTGATTGGAGTTGTTTCCCTTAAAGAG
- the LOC144083417 gene encoding chloride channel protein 2-like isoform X2, with the protein MAGEGSDQRALQYEQTLMYGRYTQELGVYAKEEAARLRESGQRLSITERSRKLDLLEYDKGRCAKCRICTVRCQKFLISRVGEDWIFLILLGLLMALVSWVVDFCIAICLQAQKWMYGGLDSNVFLQYLAWVTYPVVLITFSAGFTQILAPQAVGSGIPEMKTILRGVVLKEYLTFKTFVAKVIGLTCALGSGMPLGKEGPFVHIASLCAALLSKFMSLFGGIYENESRNIEMLAAACAVGVGCCFAAPIGGVLFSIEVTSTFFAVRNYWRGFFAATFSAFIFRVLAVWNRDEETITALFKTRFRLDFPFDLQELPAFAVIGIASGFGGALFVYLNRLIVQFIRNQKAINRFLMKKRLLYPALVTLLVSTLTFPPGFGQFMAGKLTQKESLVTLLDNRTWAKQGIAEEFDYIGHSQAWQHPQVNVFVTLVIFIVMKFWMSALATTIPVPCGAFMPVFVIGAAFGRLVGESMAAWFPDGINTDGIIYPIVPGGYAVVGAAALSGAVTHTVSTAVIVFELTGQISHILPVMIAVILANAVAQSLQPSLYDSIIRIKKLPYLPELGWGHHEKYNIRVEDIMVRDVRYITLSCCYRDLHNVLLTGHLKTLALVESAASMILLGSIERAQLQSLLSLQLGRSRRLEFIRERAAAEKKRMSIVSNSDCEDNHHRASQEVRFQISTEESSFSPTRPVLQKPLKPALKRPSVVERPTDIPIGSQDHSNNSSLKNLFCVTPDAELMEKNNNVESPMSPDSRRPSKRVRISVVDDDDLEDDMTIREIAEWEEMQLDEQVNFNNCKIDPAPFQLVERTSLHKTHTIFSLLGLDHAYVTSIGRLIGVVSLKELRKAIEGSVTVKGVKVRPPLASFRESGTSSSENEATELHKLWDRQKSRSLPGECTLSESDEKSQ; encoded by the exons ATGTATGGGCGTTACACCCAGGAGCTGGGGGTGTACGCCAAAGAAGAAGCAGCTCGACTGAGGGAAAGTGGGCAGAGGCTTTCAATCACTGAGCGAAGTCGAAAATTGGACCTGCTGGAATATGACAAAGGACGCTGTGCCAAGTGTCGTA TTTGCACTGTTCGCTGCCAGAAGTTCCTGATCTCACGGGTGGGAGAGGACTGGATCTTCCTTATTCTGCTGGGACTTCTTATGGCATTGGTCAGCTGGGTGGTGGATTTCTGTATTGCCATTTGTCTTCAAG CACAGAAGTGGATGTATGGTGGCCTGGACAGTAATGTTTTCTTGCAGTATCTTGCCTGGGTCACATACCCTGTAGTTCTCATcaccttctctgctggctttACTCAGATTCTCGCCCCGCAGGCTGTCG GTTCGGGTATTCCAGAGATGAAGACCATCTTGCGAGGGGTGGTGCTGAAGGAATACCTCACCTTCAAAACGTTTGTGGCTAAAGTCATTGGCCTTACCTGTGCCCTAGGTAGTGGAATGCCGCTAGGGAAGGAG GGTCCATTTGTCCACATTGCCAGTTTGTGTGCAGCTCTCCTCAGCAAATTCATGTCTCTATTTGGAGGAATTTATGAG AACGAGTCAAGGAACATTGAAATGCTGGCAGCAGCCTGTGCAGTTGGAGTAGGTTGCTGTTTTGCTGCTCCAATAGGAG GTGTGTTGTTCAGTATTGAAGTCACATCCACGTTTTTTGCGGTGCGGAACTATTGGAGAGGTTTCTTTGCTGCTACGTTCAGTGCCTTCATCTTCAGAGTACTCGCTGTTTGGAACAGAGATGAAG AGACCATCACTGCTCTTTTTAAGACTCGATTCCGACTCGATTTCCCATTTGACCTCCAGGAGCTACCTGCTTTTGCTGTGATTGG TATTGCCAGTGGATTTGGTGGAGCTTTGTTTGTTTACCTGAACCGACTCATTGTCCAGTTCATCCGGAATCAAAAGGCGATTAACAGATTCCTTATGAAAAA ACGTCTTCTGTATCCAGCACTGGTAACTCTACTAGTTTCCACGCTCACATTCCCCCCTGGCTTTGGACAGTTCATGGCTGGCAAA CTTACCCAGAAGGAATCACTGGTGACATTGCTTGACAACCGCACATGGGCTAAACAAGGCATTGCTGAAGAGTTTGATTACATTGGACACTCCCAGGCCTGGCAACATCCGCAGGTCAACGTCTTTGTCACACTGGTTATCTTCATAGTCATGAAG TTCTGGATGTCTGCCCTGGCCACAACTATTCCAGTACCCTGTGGGGCCTTCATGCCAGTGTTTGTTATAG GAGCAGCGTTTGGTCGTCTGGTTGGAGAAAGCATGGCTGCCTGGTTCCCAGATGGCATTAACACAGATGGAATAATCTATCCAATTGTACCAGGAGGCTATGCTGTTGTGG GTGCAGCAGCATTGTCAGGGGCGGTCACACATACAGTTTCTACTGCAGTGATTGTGTTCGAGCTGACGGGGCAGATCTCTCACATCCTGCCCGTGATGATAGCAGTGATCCTCGCCAACGCAGTGGCACAATCGCTGCAGCCCTCCCTATATGACTCCATCATTCGGATCAAGAAGCTGCCCTATCTCCCCGAGCTGGGATGGGGACACCACGA GAAGTACAATATTCGTGTGGAGGACATCATGGTTCGGGACGTGCGGTACATTACACTCAGTTGCTGCTACCGAGACCTCCATAATGTCCTGTTGACCGGTCACCTCAAAACTCTGGCGTTGGTGGAATCAGCTG CATCCATGATTCTCCTGGGCTCTATTGAGCGTGCTCAGCTCCAATCGTTGCTCTCACTGCAGTTGGGGCGCTCTCGCCGTCTTGAGTTCATCAGAGAGCGGGCAGCAGCAGAAAAGAAGCGCATGTCTATTGTCTCTAACTCTGACTGTGAGGATAACCACCACCGAGCAAGTCAGGAGGTCCGCTTTCAG ATATCTACTGAGGAGTCATCATTCAGTCCCACTCGTCCAGTTCTTCAGAAACCTTTGAAACCTGCTTTGAAAAGACCCTCAGTTGTGGAGCGTCCCACTGATATCCCCATTG GTTCACAAGATCATTCAAACAACTCTAGTCTGAAGAACTTGTTTTGCGTAACGCCAGATGCAGAACTCATGGAG aaaaacaacaatgtgGAGAGTCCCATGTCTCCTGACAGCAGGAGGCCGTCAAAACGAGTCCGGATATCTGTTGTG GATGACGACGATTTGGAAGATGATATGACGATCAGAGAG ATAGCTGAGTGGGAAGAGATGCAGCTTGACGAGCAAGTCAACTTTAACAACTGCAAGATTGACCCTGCACCATTCCAGCTCGTGGAGCGCACATCACTACATAAG ACACACACCATCTTTTCCCTTCTGGGCCTTGACCACGCCTATGTCACGAGCATCGGACGCTTGATTGGAGTTGTTTCCCTTAAAGAG
- the LOC144083417 gene encoding chloride channel protein 2-like isoform X3 gives MAGEGSDQRALQYEQTLMYGRYTQELGVYAKEEAARLRESGQRLSITERSRKLDLLEYDKGRCAKCRRSGYPYVLEAPAQDFISVCTVRCQKFLISRVGEDWIFLILLGLLMALVSWVVDFCIAICLQAQKWMYGGLDSNVFLQYLAWVTYPVVLITFSAGFTQILAPQAVGSGIPEMKTILRGVVLKEYLTFKTFVAKVIGLTCALGSGMPLGKEGPFVHIASLCAALLSKFMSLFGGIYENESRNIEMLAAACAVGVGCCFAAPIGGVLFSIEVTSTFFAVRNYWRGFFAATFSAFIFRVLAVWNRDEETITALFKTRFRLDFPFDLQELPAFAVIGIASGFGGALFVYLNRLIVQFIRNQKAINRFLMKKRLLYPALVTLLVSTLTFPPGFGQFMAGKLTQKESLVTLLDNRTWAKQGIAEEFDYIGHSQAWQHPQVNVFVTLVIFIVMKFWMSALATTIPVPCGAFMPVFVIGAAFGRLVGESMAAWFPDGINTDGIIYPIVPGGYAVVGAAALSGAVTHTVSTAVIVFELTGQISHILPVMIAVILANAVAQSLQPSLYDSIIRIKKLPYLPELGWGHHEKYNIRVEDIMVRDVRYITLSCCYRDLHNVLLTGHLKTLALVESAASMILLGSIERAQLQSLLSLQLGRSRRLEFIRERAAAEKKRMSIVSNSDCEDNHHRASQEVRFQISTEESSFSPTRPVLQKPLKPALKRPSVVERPTDIPIGSQDHSNNSSLKNLFCVTPDAELMEDDDDLEDDMTIREIAEWEEMQLDEQVNFNNCKIDPAPFQLVERTSLHKTHTIFSLLGLDHAYVTSIGRLIGVVSLKELRKAIEGSVTVKGVKVRPPLASFRESGTSSSENEATELHKLWDRQKSRSLPGECTLSESDEKSQ, from the exons ATGTATGGGCGTTACACCCAGGAGCTGGGGGTGTACGCCAAAGAAGAAGCAGCTCGACTGAGGGAAAGTGGGCAGAGGCTTTCAATCACTGAGCGAAGTCGAAAATTGGACCTGCTGGAATATGACAAAGGACGCTGTGCCAAGTGTCGTA GGTCAGGATATCCATATGTTCTGGAAGCGCCAGCTCAGGACTTTATCTCtg TTTGCACTGTTCGCTGCCAGAAGTTCCTGATCTCACGGGTGGGAGAGGACTGGATCTTCCTTATTCTGCTGGGACTTCTTATGGCATTGGTCAGCTGGGTGGTGGATTTCTGTATTGCCATTTGTCTTCAAG CACAGAAGTGGATGTATGGTGGCCTGGACAGTAATGTTTTCTTGCAGTATCTTGCCTGGGTCACATACCCTGTAGTTCTCATcaccttctctgctggctttACTCAGATTCTCGCCCCGCAGGCTGTCG GTTCGGGTATTCCAGAGATGAAGACCATCTTGCGAGGGGTGGTGCTGAAGGAATACCTCACCTTCAAAACGTTTGTGGCTAAAGTCATTGGCCTTACCTGTGCCCTAGGTAGTGGAATGCCGCTAGGGAAGGAG GGTCCATTTGTCCACATTGCCAGTTTGTGTGCAGCTCTCCTCAGCAAATTCATGTCTCTATTTGGAGGAATTTATGAG AACGAGTCAAGGAACATTGAAATGCTGGCAGCAGCCTGTGCAGTTGGAGTAGGTTGCTGTTTTGCTGCTCCAATAGGAG GTGTGTTGTTCAGTATTGAAGTCACATCCACGTTTTTTGCGGTGCGGAACTATTGGAGAGGTTTCTTTGCTGCTACGTTCAGTGCCTTCATCTTCAGAGTACTCGCTGTTTGGAACAGAGATGAAG AGACCATCACTGCTCTTTTTAAGACTCGATTCCGACTCGATTTCCCATTTGACCTCCAGGAGCTACCTGCTTTTGCTGTGATTGG TATTGCCAGTGGATTTGGTGGAGCTTTGTTTGTTTACCTGAACCGACTCATTGTCCAGTTCATCCGGAATCAAAAGGCGATTAACAGATTCCTTATGAAAAA ACGTCTTCTGTATCCAGCACTGGTAACTCTACTAGTTTCCACGCTCACATTCCCCCCTGGCTTTGGACAGTTCATGGCTGGCAAA CTTACCCAGAAGGAATCACTGGTGACATTGCTTGACAACCGCACATGGGCTAAACAAGGCATTGCTGAAGAGTTTGATTACATTGGACACTCCCAGGCCTGGCAACATCCGCAGGTCAACGTCTTTGTCACACTGGTTATCTTCATAGTCATGAAG TTCTGGATGTCTGCCCTGGCCACAACTATTCCAGTACCCTGTGGGGCCTTCATGCCAGTGTTTGTTATAG GAGCAGCGTTTGGTCGTCTGGTTGGAGAAAGCATGGCTGCCTGGTTCCCAGATGGCATTAACACAGATGGAATAATCTATCCAATTGTACCAGGAGGCTATGCTGTTGTGG GTGCAGCAGCATTGTCAGGGGCGGTCACACATACAGTTTCTACTGCAGTGATTGTGTTCGAGCTGACGGGGCAGATCTCTCACATCCTGCCCGTGATGATAGCAGTGATCCTCGCCAACGCAGTGGCACAATCGCTGCAGCCCTCCCTATATGACTCCATCATTCGGATCAAGAAGCTGCCCTATCTCCCCGAGCTGGGATGGGGACACCACGA GAAGTACAATATTCGTGTGGAGGACATCATGGTTCGGGACGTGCGGTACATTACACTCAGTTGCTGCTACCGAGACCTCCATAATGTCCTGTTGACCGGTCACCTCAAAACTCTGGCGTTGGTGGAATCAGCTG CATCCATGATTCTCCTGGGCTCTATTGAGCGTGCTCAGCTCCAATCGTTGCTCTCACTGCAGTTGGGGCGCTCTCGCCGTCTTGAGTTCATCAGAGAGCGGGCAGCAGCAGAAAAGAAGCGCATGTCTATTGTCTCTAACTCTGACTGTGAGGATAACCACCACCGAGCAAGTCAGGAGGTCCGCTTTCAG ATATCTACTGAGGAGTCATCATTCAGTCCCACTCGTCCAGTTCTTCAGAAACCTTTGAAACCTGCTTTGAAAAGACCCTCAGTTGTGGAGCGTCCCACTGATATCCCCATTG GTTCACAAGATCATTCAAACAACTCTAGTCTGAAGAACTTGTTTTGCGTAACGCCAGATGCAGAACTCATGGAG GATGACGACGATTTGGAAGATGATATGACGATCAGAGAG ATAGCTGAGTGGGAAGAGATGCAGCTTGACGAGCAAGTCAACTTTAACAACTGCAAGATTGACCCTGCACCATTCCAGCTCGTGGAGCGCACATCACTACATAAG ACACACACCATCTTTTCCCTTCTGGGCCTTGACCACGCCTATGTCACGAGCATCGGACGCTTGATTGGAGTTGTTTCCCTTAAAGAG